The Phycisphaerales bacterium genome contains a region encoding:
- a CDS encoding redoxin domain-containing protein, translating into MKNRRVRLLHLAAVLVWLAGAAVGAAQDRTVEAILSEINSLEMPAYDVNRDTPNTNYVQELLGKRREITLRRSELIGELYRAYPLHPETANLLPERWDTMFSLLSDYDGVLAETQSLLKSHPDYPSERYAWQFRAMSAMMCYSRGSSYDAQKIVDPIEDYIKRYPDSSQGPSMLYEAASFHLRDREQSTALLRRIASNWPLSGAAREAKRKLRQVDEIDKPFELQFTDAITGSDVSIKSLRGKIVVIDFWASWSPQCDELAPRLKDLYEKWRPQGVEFIGVNLDPSPDQRGLDGLKGFLDRHGITWPQYYQGLGWQSEFSSSWGVDRLPCIFIVDHEGNLAATAVSNDELEDVVSDLVEKRDATGSAAADG; encoded by the coding sequence GTGAAGAACCGCCGCGTCCGCCTGCTTCATCTGGCCGCCGTCCTGGTCTGGCTCGCCGGCGCCGCCGTCGGCGCCGCCCAGGACCGAACCGTCGAAGCGATCTTGAGCGAGATCAACAGTCTGGAGATGCCGGCGTACGATGTCAATCGCGACACGCCGAATACGAATTACGTGCAGGAGTTGCTCGGCAAACGCCGCGAAATCACGCTCCGCCGCAGCGAACTCATCGGTGAACTGTACCGCGCTTATCCGCTCCACCCGGAGACGGCGAACCTGCTTCCCGAGCGCTGGGACACCATGTTCAGCCTGCTCAGCGACTACGACGGCGTGCTGGCCGAAACGCAGTCGCTGCTCAAGTCTCACCCGGACTATCCCTCCGAGCGCTACGCCTGGCAGTTCCGGGCCATGAGTGCGATGATGTGCTACAGCCGGGGTTCGAGTTACGACGCACAGAAAATCGTCGATCCCATCGAAGACTACATCAAGCGCTATCCCGACAGTTCGCAGGGTCCGTCGATGCTCTACGAGGCGGCATCGTTTCACTTGCGCGACCGGGAACAGTCAACGGCGCTGCTTCGCCGCATCGCGAGCAACTGGCCGCTGTCGGGAGCTGCTCGCGAGGCGAAGCGCAAGTTGCGGCAGGTTGACGAGATCGATAAACCGTTTGAACTCCAGTTTACCGATGCGATCACCGGCAGCGACGTCTCGATCAAATCTCTGCGCGGCAAGATCGTCGTGATCGACTTCTGGGCGAGTTGGTCGCCGCAGTGCGACGAACTGGCGCCGCGACTCAAGGATCTCTATGAGAAGTGGCGCCCGCAGGGGGTCGAGTTCATCGGTGTCAATCTCGATCCGTCGCCAGATCAGCGGGGCCTCGACGGGCTCAAGGGTTTCCTCGACCGGCACGGCATCACCTGGCCTCAGTACTACCAGGGGCTGGGCTGGCAGAGTGAGTTCTCCTCGTCATGGGGAGTCGATCGTCTGCCGTGCATCTTCATCGTCGATCACGAGGGCAACCTCGCTGCGACCGCCGTGAGCAATGATGAACTCGAAGATGTCGTGAGCGACCTCGTCGAAAAGCGCGACGCCACAGGCTCGGCCGCCGCCGACGGTTGA
- a CDS encoding histone deacetylase, which yields MLVFQEPIAARHDTGLHHPERAARLDAVASALLELDLQPHGLHGTDWADPEEVIAFVQRLHERTYVARFRRACETGRAYLDVVDCTISPDSFAAAAAAAGCALAAADAVMRGPHRAAFSAMRPPGHHAEADRAMGFCFFNNVALAAERLLVDHGLQRVAIVDFDVHHGNGTQHLFEARGDVLYISTHQHPATLYPGTGYEWERGARGTPGEGCTINIPLRPGCGHGEALRTYESGVIPALEQYRPEALLLSAGFDADERDPLAALRWRPQTFEMISGLLAEAAASHCGGRIVTVLEGGYDTGALSEGLKGHLSAIISRING from the coding sequence ATGCTGGTCTTTCAGGAACCGATCGCAGCCAGGCACGACACCGGCCTGCACCACCCCGAGCGGGCCGCGCGGCTGGACGCCGTGGCGTCAGCGCTGCTCGAACTCGATCTGCAGCCACATGGGCTGCACGGCACAGACTGGGCAGACCCGGAAGAAGTGATTGCCTTCGTGCAGCGGCTGCATGAGCGGACGTACGTCGCGCGATTCCGGCGCGCCTGCGAAACCGGCCGGGCCTATCTCGACGTGGTGGACTGCACCATCAGCCCCGATTCGTTCGCGGCGGCTGCGGCGGCGGCCGGCTGCGCACTGGCCGCGGCGGATGCGGTGATGCGCGGACCCCATCGAGCAGCATTCTCGGCGATGCGCCCGCCGGGCCACCATGCCGAAGCCGACCGGGCGATGGGATTCTGCTTTTTCAACAACGTCGCGCTGGCCGCTGAGCGGCTGCTCGTCGATCATGGCCTGCAGCGCGTGGCGATCGTCGATTTCGACGTGCATCACGGCAACGGCACGCAGCATCTTTTCGAAGCGCGCGGCGACGTGCTGTACATCTCGACCCATCAGCATCCCGCCACGCTCTATCCCGGGACCGGCTACGAGTGGGAGCGCGGCGCGCGCGGCACGCCGGGCGAAGGCTGCACCATCAACATCCCCCTGCGGCCGGGTTGTGGGCACGGCGAGGCGCTGCGGACCTACGAATCGGGCGTGATTCCCGCACTGGAGCAGTATCGACCCGAAGCGCTGCTCCTCTCCGCCGGCTTTGATGCCGACGAGCGCGATCCGCTGGCGGCTCTGCGCTGGCGGCCGCAGACGTTCGAGATGATCTCCGGGCTGCTCGCGGAAGCGGCTGCAAGTCACTGCGGAGGAAGGATCGTTACGGTGCTGGAGGGCGGATACGATACGGGCGCCTTATCGGAAGGTCTGAAGGGACATCTCTCCGCGATCATCTCGCGGATCAACGGCTGA
- a CDS encoding radical SAM protein produces the protein MSDTPLPSRLEESAELGADAYGFDPGWIAALIHGEVRLDRDMAMRILETVPLFTLGRWADARCRVLHGNSVRTYVIDRNINYTNVCTAHCTFCAFRRDGDEDDAYTLSREQISAKIAELEAIGGTQILMQGGMNPELPLSWYEDLLSGIKADFPHIHIHAFSPPEFIEFVRFFDPPGDDLEAKLLYVFERLRKAGLDSLPGGGGEIFALPVRRKIGLGKCTAQEWLTVMRVAHRMGMYTSATMMFGHIEGRADRIDHMDLVRTWQDRSINDFARSGGGRYKAFISWPFQRENTPLGRLPEWDAADGAEFPGDAVAAGRNSDRFGKVVRMAGASEYLRTQAISRLYLDNVYSIGASWVTMGPHIGQVALHFGASDMGSVMMEENVVSAAGTTYCLTEALICRLIRNAGFLPAQRDNVYNLLRVHDGDDAPDLLVADWSQQRARKLAIERKQAVSAPVEVTVSAASEEVVAD, from the coding sequence ATGTCTGATACCCCGCTTCCATCCCGTCTCGAAGAATCTGCTGAACTCGGCGCCGACGCGTACGGGTTTGACCCAGGATGGATCGCCGCGTTGATTCATGGCGAGGTCCGGCTCGATCGCGACATGGCCATGCGGATTCTCGAGACGGTTCCGCTGTTCACGCTCGGTCGGTGGGCGGATGCGCGCTGCCGCGTCTTGCACGGCAACAGCGTCCGCACCTACGTCATCGACCGCAATATCAACTACACCAACGTCTGCACGGCCCACTGCACCTTTTGCGCGTTCCGGCGCGACGGCGACGAGGATGATGCGTACACACTCTCGCGCGAGCAGATCAGCGCCAAGATCGCCGAACTGGAAGCGATCGGAGGCACGCAGATCCTCATGCAGGGCGGGATGAATCCCGAGTTGCCGCTTTCCTGGTACGAAGACCTTCTCAGCGGCATCAAGGCTGACTTTCCGCACATCCACATTCATGCCTTCAGCCCGCCCGAGTTCATCGAGTTCGTTCGCTTCTTCGATCCGCCCGGCGACGACCTCGAGGCGAAACTCTTGTACGTGTTTGAACGCCTCCGCAAGGCGGGGCTCGATTCACTGCCCGGCGGGGGAGGGGAGATCTTCGCCCTGCCGGTGCGCCGCAAAATCGGGCTGGGCAAGTGCACGGCCCAGGAGTGGCTGACCGTCATGCGCGTCGCCCACCGCATGGGCATGTACACGAGTGCCACGATGATGTTCGGCCATATCGAGGGCCGGGCCGACCGGATCGACCACATGGACCTCGTGCGCACCTGGCAGGACCGATCGATCAACGACTTTGCCCGCAGCGGCGGCGGGCGCTACAAGGCGTTTATCTCCTGGCCGTTCCAGCGAGAGAACACGCCGCTGGGTCGCCTGCCGGAGTGGGATGCAGCCGACGGGGCCGAGTTCCCCGGCGATGCCGTCGCGGCGGGGCGAAACAGCGACCGCTTTGGCAAGGTCGTGCGCATGGCCGGGGCGAGCGAGTATCTGCGCACGCAGGCGATCAGCCGGCTGTATCTTGACAACGTGTACTCGATCGGCGCCAGCTGGGTGACGATGGGGCCGCACATCGGCCAGGTGGCGCTGCATTTCGGGGCGAGCGACATGGGCAGCGTGATGATGGAAGAGAACGTCGTCTCCGCCGCCGGCACGACCTACTGCCTGACCGAGGCGCTGATCTGCCGGCTCATCCGCAACGCCGGCTTCCTGCCCGCTCAGCGCGACAACGTCTACAACCTCCTGCGCGTTCACGATGGCGATGATGCGCCCGATCTGCTCGTGGCAGACTGGTCGCAGCAGCGGGCCCGGAAGCTGGCTATCGAGCGCAAGCAGGCCGTGAGCGCACCGGTGGAGGTCACGGTGTCGGCCGCTTCGGAAGAGGTCGTTGCGGATTGA
- a CDS encoding 7-cyano-7-deazaguanine synthase, with amino-acid sequence MLTPRRLIISDGSLPALAALALQDRPDQAVLWVPAMGQVAAPRRLAAVARQAEHFGIDRPVGPGAARIAAEDGSGRSTASALDEAGVLLAALSTARLLRCSRLVWPCQAGMDLDRMAVLHEVTMCAAHLADLDASPTRPAPEIRTPVLDCTDEQIVDLIAGSGVPTTLAWWCDHDTQRPCGGCDSCRRWESALRATAPA; translated from the coding sequence ATGTTGACGCCGCGCCGCCTGATCATCTCCGACGGATCGCTGCCTGCTCTGGCCGCCCTGGCCCTGCAGGATCGGCCCGACCAGGCGGTGCTGTGGGTTCCTGCGATGGGTCAGGTCGCCGCCCCGCGCCGCCTGGCCGCCGTCGCTCGCCAGGCGGAGCACTTCGGCATCGACCGGCCCGTCGGCCCGGGCGCTGCGCGCATCGCCGCCGAGGACGGTTCGGGCCGCTCGACGGCGTCGGCTCTTGACGAGGCGGGCGTGCTGCTCGCCGCGCTCTCCACGGCCCGCCTGCTGCGCTGCAGCCGGCTCGTCTGGCCCTGCCAGGCCGGCATGGACCTCGATCGCATGGCGGTGCTGCACGAGGTGACGATGTGCGCCGCGCATCTCGCTGATCTTGATGCCAGCCCCACGCGGCCGGCGCCGGAGATCCGCACGCCGGTTCTCGACTGCACGGATGAGCAGATTGTCGATCTCATCGCGGGCAGCGGCGTTCCGACCACGCTGGCATGGTGGTGCGATCATGACACCCAGCGGCCCTGCGGCGGATGCGACAGTTGCCGGCGATGGGAAAGCGCGCTGCGCGCCACCGCGCCGGCGTGA